The Halomonas sp. KG2 genome segment GGAAGGGTTCTGGGCCATAAAGCGGCGGACGGCACCCGTAGAGGCAAGGCGTAAATCGGTGTCGATGTTGACTTTACGAACACCGTGTTTAATGCCTTCGATGATCTCTTCGACCGGTACACCGTACGTTTCCGGAATTTGACCGCCATACTGGTTAATCACTTCCAGCCACTCTTGTGGCACGGATGATGAACCGTGCATTACCAAATGCGTGTCGGGAATGCGCGCATGGATCTCTTTAATGCGTTGGATCGACAGGGTGTCGCCAGTGGGTGGCTTGGTGAATTTATAAGCCCCGTGGCTGGTGCCAATGGCGATAGCCAGTGCATCTACGTGGGTTGCTTTGACAAACTCGGCAGCTTCTTCCGGATCGGTGAGCATCTGCTCCATATCCAGTTTGCCCTCGGCGCCAATGCCGTCTTCTTCGCCAGCCATCCCCGTCTCTAAGCTACCTAGACAGCCTAGCTCGCCTTCCACGGAGACACCGCAAGCATGCGCCATTTCTACGGCACGACGAGTGACATCGACGTTGTAGTCATAGTCCATCGGTGTTTTACCGTCTTCACCCAACGAGCCGTCCATCATGACTGAGGAGAAGCCGAGTTGAATGGAGCGTTGGCAAACAGCAGGGCTAGTACCGTGGTCCTGGTGCATTACGACTGGAATATGCGGGAATTCTTCAACTGCTGCCAAGATCAGGTGGCGCAGGAAGGGGGCACCGGCATATTTCCGCGCGCCAGCAGAGGCTTGCACGATAACCGGCGAGTCAGTGGCGTCAGCAGCTTCCATGATGGCGCGCATCTGCTCAAGGTTATTAACGTTGAATGCTGGAATACCGTAGCCATATTCGGCTGCGTGGTCGAGCATTTGGCGCATGCTGATCAAAGCCATGGGATCACCTTAGTTGGGTTGTATGTAGGTACAAAGGCAGTGAGCGTGCCATTTGTTTAAAGATTTAACCGCGCTGAGCGGCAGCTTCGAGTGCGGCGACGGCAGGCAACTGCTTGCCTTCAACGTACTCAAGAAATGCGCCACCGCCAGTAGAGATATAGGAAACGCGGTCAGCAATGGCATATTTATCAATCGCTGCTAACGTATCACCGCCCCCTGCAATTGAGAAAGCACTGCTGTCGGCAATCGCCTGAGAAAGCACTTCGGTTCCTTTACCAAACTGATCAATTTCAAATACACCAACAGGGCCGTTCCACAAAATAGTGCCTGCATTTTTCAGTAAGCTGGCTAAGTGGCTAGCGGTGTCGGGACCGATATCCAGAATCATTTCGTTATCGGCGACCTGATCAACTGGCTTGATGACAGCTTCTGCGGAATCAGAAAACTCAGTGGCAACGACGACATCCGTCGGTAATGGAATGGCTACTTTTTCCATGAGCGCTTTTGCCTGGCCGATTAAATCTGCCTCAAAGAGCGATTTGCCAACATTATAGCCTGCCGCAGCGATAAACGTGTTGGCGATACCACCGCCAACAATCAGTTGGTCGCATTTGTCTGAAAGGGCGGTGAGTACGTCTAACTTGGTGGATACTTTAGAGCCGCCTACAATGGCTGTCATAGGTCGCGCCGGATTTGCCAATGCTTTTTCAAGTGCATCAAGCTCTTGGGCAAGCAGCGGTCCTGCACACGCCTGTGGGGCAAAGCGCGCCACGCCATGAGTAGAAGCCTGTGCGCGATGAGCCGTACCGAAGGCATCCATGACAAAAACGTCGCATAACGCTGCGTATTGTTTGGAAAGCTGTTCGTCGTCTTTTTTCTCACCGTTGTTAAAGCGCACGTTTTCTAGCAGCACAACATCGCCATTAGCCAATGCTGGCGCTGTATCGAGATAATCGCTGATTAGCGTAACGGGGCGGCTAAGCAGCTCGCCTAAGCGCTCAGCGACGGGAGCGAGTGAAAACTCTTCAGCGGGCTCACCTTCAGTAGGACGGCCTAAGTGACTCATTAGCATCACTTTTGCACCTGCTTGAGCTGCTGCCTGAATGGTTGGCAGCGCCGCGCGAAGACGAGCGTCACTGGAAACACGGCCATGCTTGATCGGTACGTTAAGGTCTTCACGAATCAGCA includes the following:
- a CDS encoding phosphoglycerate kinase is translated as MNVQKMTDLPLEGQRVLIREDLNVPIKHGRVSSDARLRAALPTIQAAAQAGAKVMLMSHLGRPTEGEPAEEFSLAPVAERLGELLSRPVTLISDYLDTAPALANGDVVLLENVRFNNGEKKDDEQLSKQYAALCDVFVMDAFGTAHRAQASTHGVARFAPQACAGPLLAQELDALEKALANPARPMTAIVGGSKVSTKLDVLTALSDKCDQLIVGGGIANTFIAAAGYNVGKSLFEADLIGQAKALMEKVAIPLPTDVVVATEFSDSAEAVIKPVDQVADNEMILDIGPDTASHLASLLKNAGTILWNGPVGVFEIDQFGKGTEVLSQAIADSSAFSIAGGGDTLAAIDKYAIADRVSYISTGGGAFLEYVEGKQLPAVAALEAAAQRG
- the fba gene encoding fructose-bisphosphate aldolase class II (catalyzes the reversible aldol condensation of dihydroxyacetonephosphate and glyceraldehyde 3-phosphate in the Calvin cycle, glycolysis, and/or gluconeogenesis); this translates as MALISMRQMLDHAAEYGYGIPAFNVNNLEQMRAIMEAADATDSPVIVQASAGARKYAGAPFLRHLILAAVEEFPHIPVVMHQDHGTSPAVCQRSIQLGFSSVMMDGSLGEDGKTPMDYDYNVDVTRRAVEMAHACGVSVEGELGCLGSLETGMAGEEDGIGAEGKLDMEQMLTDPEEAAEFVKATHVDALAIAIGTSHGAYKFTKPPTGDTLSIQRIKEIHARIPDTHLVMHGSSSVPQEWLEVINQYGGQIPETYGVPVEEIIEGIKHGVRKVNIDTDLRLASTGAVRRFMAQNPSEFDPRKFLKETVTAMRDLCIARYEAFGTAGNASKIKPVNLEVMFQRYERGELAPKVK